The genomic stretch TGACAAAGAAAACGGTGATAAGGTATCTTAAAAGACCATATCGCGGGGTGGAGCAGCCTGGTAGCTCGTCGGGCTCATAACCCGAAGGTCAGAGGTTCAAATCCTCTCCCCGCCACCAGAAAAATCAGGGGTTTGCAGCAATGCAAGCCCTTTTTTCTTTAGTGCAAGCCATTCTGTGACAGGTATCGCCTTCAAAACCTCTTCTATCAATGGTTTAAGGCTGCCGAAATTTCAAAAAAGTGGGTTTTTTCTAACCGTTTTCTAACGGAAATAAAATTTTGCTCCAAAAGTTCGACCTGTTGCCTGTTGAAATCAGCATCATTAAACAGGTGTCCGTAAATGTCTAGGGTGATGTTAATGCTTGCGTGTCCCATCTAAGTTTGAATGTATCTTATATTCTGCCCGGACTGAATCCTTATGCTCGCATTGCCATGTCCGAGACTGCGAAAAGTAACCTGTCTGAGTCCTGCCCCTCTTAATGAATGATTTCCTGCCGTGCTGAGCAGCTTGTCTACCCCTTCAGGACCAAGGATTTCGATTTCGGGTTTTACTGCCATCGGCCCTACAAGGTACTCCGTAGGATTATGTTTCAGGTATCCCTACCGGAGAGCGTGGCCTGCACCTGGAACTCATTAACATTTTCTATTAAGGGTCAACACAAAAAGAATCACAATACAAGAGGAAGCTGCTGTTCAAGACAGACCAGACAGCACCTCATCTGTTGGCCTTGGAAGACCTGCTATTTTCCATGCCTTAATTGGCTCTAGGAACTTTTCAGGGATACACTGTGCTGGCTGATTTACATTTTTGCATATTGCGCGAGTTATGGGAAATGCATTATGTTTTTTGAAATACTCTCTCATGAACTTTAATATTTCTATTTTATCAGCCGACAGCGGACAGGTTTTACTCACTCCTTCCTTGTCTGCAAGAGCACAGGCAACCTTTTCATTCCAGTCTCCGGAGTGAACGAGATAGCCTTCTTCATCTAATTCGATCTTCTTTCCTTCAATTTCAATGACCGACATTTTACCCTCCTTTTTTTAGGAATCTAATTCCTGCCTTATAGTAAAAAGCACCTGCATCGCTCCAAAGCACCTCCGCTGTCCTGGAAGGCTGGAGACCTTTTTTTACCAGTACCCTCTCGCCGTGCTGCAGCGGGATAGATGTCAAGAGACACATGCCTGATGAACTTACATCTGAAATGATACCGTATGACACTCTATTGTTACCGGAAGAAATGACTGAATACTCTACGGTTCCACTCCCTATTTTACGCACATGTCGCCTGCTGTCTTTTAATTTTGTTTTGAGCATCTCTCATCCTCCTGCGCAAATGAATTCTTTTAAAAAAGTGCTGATATCCTCTATTGGGAGATATCACCATAGATCGACCGGTCTTCGTTCTTTTCAGGTCATGCGAGGGGGAAATACACAATAATGATAATATGGGTTCTCAGCAGACTAATCCATATCGATTCTCTTCACGAATAACTTATTTATTGCGTCGTTAGTCACTGAAGACATCTCTGGATGAACGTGATTAACATGAAACAGACTGGCTTCAGTGATTTTTTCCGCTGCCCACCCGTAATTATCAGCTACAGCCTTAACATAGAAATTACAGTCTTTTGCAGGGCATCTGAAAATATAGCGCATCACTGTCACTTTTGATTCCTGTTCATTGAAATGCCTTGTCATCTTTCTCATATTTCAACTCCCCCTCTCATTTTATTCCACATCTCATGCTCGCCCTTCATTAAGAATACAATGGCGAGAGGACTGCTTAACATCAGCATGATTCTGATTTTTCTGTAGGATTTAATCTGTTTTTACTGTCCGC from Nitrospirota bacterium encodes the following:
- a CDS encoding TusE/DsrC/DsvC family sulfur relay protein, which gives rise to MSVIEIEGKKIELDEEGYLVHSGDWNEKVACALADKEGVSKTCPLSADKIEILKFMREYFKKHNAFPITRAICKNVNQPAQCIPEKFLEPIKAWKIAGLPRPTDEVLSGLS
- a CDS encoding PilZ domain-containing protein → MLKTKLKDSRRHVRKIGSGTVEYSVISSGNNRVSYGIISDVSSSGMCLLTSIPLQHGERVLVKKGLQPSRTAEVLWSDAGAFYYKAGIRFLKKGG